One window of the Bradyrhizobium sp. NP1 genome contains the following:
- a CDS encoding amidohydrolase family protein, whose protein sequence is MTTKQSIVSSSLLWREPGKAPCDSHARIAFADGLITDVAVGGPAIRDGRLLMPALVNAHDHVRGLRHLAFGARDERFETWRAALYAHPRIDVYSNACLALGRMALAGIGTTLCVYSSIRVDRLIDDARAIARAAKDVGIRVGFVVPFRNRCTMALGDDQAVLALQSPEDRALIEKTWLYPWPSAETYIEIAREIGKLESDTFFVQYGPNSPHACSDELMEAIIAAAAADNRRIHMHFLESEPQRQWADAAFPNGILKHYDAMGLFSERFTGAHGIWLSQAECDFLASRGASIAVNTSSNLHLYSGLSPIDRYLRAGLKFAFGLDSFSLDDDEDMLRELRLSFYLHSVAHRPPGLTPASLFDAALKTGFWIVTNKHGYGAIEPGMPMDVLSLDYAAMTRDLIEGMIEPEDAMIARASSRYVRDLWVAGRQIVSDGKLVTIDLAAAEQDVLAQARAAGEQMRALKPAMARHQKTLRDFYDRGLHMSPQSRS, encoded by the coding sequence ATGACAACCAAGCAATCCATCGTCTCCAGCAGTCTGCTGTGGCGGGAGCCGGGAAAAGCGCCATGCGACAGCCATGCGCGCATCGCGTTTGCCGACGGATTGATCACCGACGTGGCCGTGGGCGGCCCAGCGATTCGCGATGGCCGCCTGCTGATGCCGGCCCTCGTCAACGCGCACGACCATGTGCGAGGCCTCAGGCATCTCGCCTTCGGCGCCAGGGACGAGCGTTTCGAAACCTGGCGTGCCGCGCTCTATGCCCACCCCCGCATCGACGTCTATTCCAATGCCTGTCTTGCGCTGGGTCGGATGGCGCTGGCCGGCATCGGCACGACGCTCTGCGTCTATTCATCGATCCGGGTCGACCGGCTGATCGACGACGCCCGCGCGATCGCGCGGGCAGCCAAAGATGTCGGCATCCGCGTCGGCTTCGTCGTTCCATTCCGCAACCGCTGCACCATGGCGCTCGGCGACGATCAGGCGGTCCTGGCCTTGCAGTCCCCCGAGGACCGGGCGCTGATCGAAAAGACCTGGCTCTATCCGTGGCCGTCGGCGGAAACCTACATCGAGATCGCGCGCGAGATCGGCAAGCTCGAGTCCGACACCTTTTTCGTGCAGTACGGGCCCAACAGCCCGCACGCCTGCTCCGACGAACTGATGGAGGCGATCATCGCCGCCGCCGCCGCGGACAACCGGCGCATCCATATGCATTTCCTCGAAAGCGAGCCGCAGCGCCAATGGGCTGATGCGGCGTTTCCGAACGGCATCCTCAAGCATTACGACGCCATGGGCCTGTTCTCCGAACGCTTTACCGGCGCGCACGGCATCTGGCTGTCGCAGGCCGAATGCGACTTCCTGGCAAGCCGTGGCGCGAGCATCGCGGTCAACACCAGCTCCAATCTTCATCTCTATTCCGGCCTGTCCCCGATCGACCGCTATCTGCGCGCCGGATTGAAATTCGCCTTCGGCCTCGATTCCTTTTCGCTCGACGACGACGAGGACATGCTGCGCGAGCTGCGGCTGAGCTTCTATCTGCATTCGGTCGCGCATCGTCCGCCCGGACTGACGCCGGCCAGCCTGTTCGATGCCGCGCTCAAGACCGGCTTCTGGATCGTCACCAACAAGCACGGCTATGGCGCGATCGAGCCCGGCATGCCGATGGACGTGCTCTCGCTCGACTATGCGGCGATGACGCGCGACCTGATCGAGGGAATGATCGAACCCGAGGACGCGATGATCGCGCGGGCCTCGTCCCGCTATGTCAGGGATCTCTGGGTTGCCGGCAGGCAGATCGTCTCGGACGGCAAGCTCGTCACCATCGACCTCGCTGCGGCCGAGCAGGACGTGCTCGCCCAGGCCCGCGCGGCCGGCGAGCAGATGCGCGCGCTCAAGCCGGCGATGGCCCGCCACCAGAAAACACTGCGCGATTTCTACGACCGCGGGCTGCACATGTCACCGCAATCTCGTTCATGA
- a CDS encoding ABC transporter substrate-binding protein, which translates to MRVTVLAAMIGALCGAGAASCEEAIKIGAVYPMSGPVAYDGQTLLQGARVAVGEINAAGGIKGRKIELVVEDGACIPAQSVAAAEKLVSSQKVVALIGAFCSSSTGAVMDVAKRHGVPMVAGISTAPNLTERGNDYFFRIPATSAMLAKAFAKPMLKLAGGSKFGFLVVNDDWGRSIIDSYSPALTAEGASVVAQQIYDTNDSDLFPYITNIKRSAPDAVVLAGNTQNAVALTEQIRQMGLGSKFFGEGSFAAKTYYKLVGQKGDGIYGLMSYVYSIDNARNKAFVAKYQADYNDLPTTYSASGYNEVSVVADALSRADIADPKAIRDAVAQTDMEGLAGRIRFTKAGQGYGFNVYLTLSKDAQPLVADQAVISAPN; encoded by the coding sequence ATGAGGGTTACGGTTCTGGCCGCCATGATTGGCGCGCTATGCGGTGCGGGCGCCGCTTCTTGCGAAGAGGCAATCAAGATCGGCGCTGTCTATCCAATGAGTGGGCCGGTCGCCTATGATGGGCAAACCCTGTTGCAAGGCGCGCGCGTTGCGGTCGGCGAGATCAATGCAGCCGGCGGAATCAAGGGGCGGAAGATCGAGCTCGTCGTCGAGGACGGCGCCTGCATTCCCGCGCAGTCGGTCGCCGCCGCCGAGAAGCTCGTCAGCAGCCAGAAGGTGGTCGCGCTGATCGGAGCCTTCTGCAGCTCATCGACCGGTGCGGTGATGGACGTGGCCAAGCGGCACGGCGTTCCGATGGTGGCGGGCATTTCGACTGCACCCAACCTCACCGAACGCGGCAACGACTATTTCTTCCGCATTCCCGCCACCTCGGCGATGCTCGCGAAAGCGTTCGCCAAGCCGATGCTGAAGCTCGCAGGCGGCAGCAAGTTCGGCTTTCTGGTTGTCAACGACGATTGGGGGCGTTCGATCATCGACAGCTACAGCCCGGCCCTGACGGCGGAGGGCGCGTCCGTCGTCGCGCAGCAGATTTACGATACCAACGACAGCGATCTTTTTCCCTACATCACCAATATCAAGCGCAGCGCGCCGGATGCGGTGGTGCTTGCCGGCAACACGCAGAATGCGGTCGCGCTCACCGAGCAGATCCGGCAGATGGGGCTTGGCAGCAAGTTCTTTGGCGAAGGCTCGTTCGCCGCGAAGACCTATTACAAGCTGGTCGGCCAGAAGGGCGACGGCATCTACGGGCTGATGTCCTATGTCTATTCGATCGACAACGCGCGGAACAAGGCGTTCGTCGCGAAATACCAGGCCGACTATAACGACCTGCCCACGACCTATTCCGCTTCCGGCTACAACGAGGTGAGCGTGGTGGCCGACGCGTTGTCGCGCGCCGACATCGCCGATCCGAAAGCGATCCGCGATGCGGTCGCGCAGACCGACATGGAGGGTTTGGCCGGTCGCATCCGGTTCACCAAGGCGGGTCAAGGCTACGGCTTCAACGTCTATCTCACCTTGAGCAAGGACGCGCAGCCCCTCGTCGCCGATCAGGCGGTCATTTCGGCCCCCAACTGA
- a CDS encoding branched-chain amino acid ABC transporter permease, which yields MDLIPQYLFNGLVVGSSYALIALGLTAIFGLMNLANFAHGQFYMLGGFVGFWLTRRAGLPFFLAVGVTTLVVGCAGYFLEKFLFRRLRSAPLMSSVLATIGLAIVLENGARLLWGPSPERIFSGLPSQSIELFGALATPERLITIVLTFVLIGLLEYSLYFTRAGMEVRATFQQKEAAALVGINIERLYALTFALGAGLAALAGVMLGSIFVVQPSMGGVATLKAFIVVILGGLGNFLGAIAGGLLLGMAESFGSIVSSAYKDAIGFVLVIAVLLYKPDGLFGKR from the coding sequence ATGGACCTGATTCCGCAATACCTGTTCAATGGGCTCGTCGTTGGCTCGAGCTACGCGTTGATCGCGCTCGGGCTGACGGCGATCTTCGGTCTGATGAACCTGGCCAACTTCGCGCATGGCCAGTTCTATATGCTGGGGGGCTTCGTCGGCTTCTGGCTGACCCGGCGCGCCGGCCTGCCTTTCTTCCTGGCGGTCGGGGTGACGACGCTTGTGGTCGGCTGCGCCGGCTACTTCCTGGAGAAATTCCTGTTCCGCCGCTTGCGCTCGGCGCCGCTGATGAGTTCCGTGCTTGCCACGATCGGCCTGGCCATCGTGCTCGAGAACGGAGCGCGCCTGCTCTGGGGCCCGAGCCCGGAGCGGATCTTCAGCGGCCTGCCGTCGCAGAGCATCGAGCTGTTCGGCGCTCTTGCGACCCCCGAGCGGTTGATCACGATCGTGCTGACTTTCGTGCTGATCGGACTGCTTGAGTACAGTCTCTACTTTACGCGGGCCGGCATGGAGGTGCGGGCGACCTTTCAGCAGAAGGAAGCCGCCGCGCTGGTCGGCATCAACATCGAAAGGCTTTATGCGCTGACCTTTGCGCTGGGTGCGGGACTCGCCGCGCTCGCTGGTGTCATGCTGGGGTCGATCTTCGTGGTGCAGCCGAGCATGGGCGGTGTCGCCACGCTGAAAGCGTTCATCGTGGTGATCCTCGGCGGGCTCGGCAACTTTCTCGGCGCCATTGCCGGCGGTCTGCTCCTGGGCATGGCCGAAAGTTTTGGCAGCATCGTCTCCTCTGCTTACAAGGACGCTATCGGCTTCGTCCTTGTCATAGCGGTCCTGCTCTACAAGCCCGACGGATTATTCGGAAAGCGATGA
- a CDS encoding branched-chain amino acid ABC transporter permease codes for MRSSLTLKRGTAVQIGLFVLALLAATPLLVSDNYYLHVLTMAFIFVILAASLDLLVGVAGLLSLGHTAFFGIGAYVSALATIHLGTGFWIDLPLAGASAALLALLLGLAILNVRGHRFVISTIAISELGRLVAYNWTSVTGGQIGLSLPKTAPISTPFGPLSFASPTVMYYLIGAIALASTLVIYRIASSTVGLGMKGLRENDNLAEAVGVDTRSMATIAFVVSAFFAGVAGALYAHFMSFVSPDLFYFSYMTTMLVMVILGGKGTIIGPAYGALIFTIVPESLRVASEYRLIIFGALLALLAVAFPGGLAQLFQDAASKRGRGAELVDQR; via the coding sequence ATGCGGTCATCCTTAACCCTCAAGCGTGGTACGGCGGTGCAGATCGGGCTCTTCGTGCTTGCGCTGCTTGCCGCAACGCCGCTCCTGGTGAGCGACAATTACTACCTGCACGTCCTGACGATGGCCTTTATCTTCGTGATCCTGGCGGCGAGCCTCGACCTGCTCGTCGGCGTCGCCGGATTGCTGTCGCTCGGGCACACCGCATTCTTCGGCATCGGGGCCTATGTGTCCGCACTTGCGACCATCCATCTCGGCACCGGGTTCTGGATCGACCTGCCGTTGGCGGGTGCGAGCGCGGCGCTGCTCGCGCTCTTGCTGGGGCTCGCGATCCTCAACGTCCGCGGCCATCGCTTCGTGATCTCGACCATCGCGATATCGGAGCTCGGTCGGCTCGTCGCCTACAACTGGACCAGCGTCACCGGCGGCCAGATCGGCCTGTCGCTGCCGAAGACGGCGCCGATCAGCACGCCGTTCGGCCCGCTGTCCTTCGCCTCGCCGACCGTCATGTACTACCTGATCGGCGCGATTGCGCTGGCGTCGACCCTGGTCATCTACCGGATTGCGTCGTCGACCGTCGGCCTTGGTATGAAGGGGCTGCGGGAGAACGACAACCTTGCCGAGGCCGTCGGCGTCGACACGCGTTCGATGGCGACCATCGCCTTCGTGGTCAGCGCATTCTTCGCCGGAGTCGCCGGCGCGCTATACGCCCACTTCATGTCATTCGTGTCGCCCGACCTGTTCTACTTCTCTTACATGACCACCATGCTGGTGATGGTCATCCTCGGCGGCAAGGGAACGATCATCGGCCCGGCTTACGGCGCGCTGATCTTCACCATCGTGCCCGAAAGCCTGCGCGTCGCCAGCGAGTATAGGCTGATCATTTTCGGCGCGCTGCTCGCGCTACTCGCGGTCGCCTTTCCGGGCGGCCTTGCGCAACTTTTCCAGGATGCCGCTTCGAAGCGGGGCAGGGGGGCCGAACTTGTGGATCAGCGCTGA
- a CDS encoding ABC transporter ATP-binding protein: protein MWISADNIDMEFGGVRALKSVSFQAFTGKLTSVIGPNGAGKSTLLSVISGFQRPTRGSVSFGNDVITDWQPYRIARHGIVRSFQKTEVFGELSALEAVEIGAMRRRPATLSHLFDGRAAREPLRRDALEALELCGLAGKTRVRCAELSYGEQRLLGVAVALASQPRMLLLDEPASGLNHADAHRLGRILTGITDQGIGVMLVEHNMQLVMSVSNFVIVLHHGEKIAEGLPAEISQNSAVIDAYLGTEHAA, encoded by the coding sequence TTGTGGATCAGCGCTGACAATATCGACATGGAGTTCGGCGGCGTGAGGGCGCTGAAGTCGGTCTCGTTCCAGGCCTTCACCGGCAAGCTCACCAGCGTGATCGGTCCGAACGGCGCGGGCAAGAGCACGCTGTTGTCGGTGATCTCGGGCTTCCAGCGCCCGACCCGCGGGTCGGTCAGCTTCGGCAATGACGTCATCACCGATTGGCAGCCTTATCGCATCGCGCGGCACGGCATCGTGCGCTCGTTCCAGAAAACCGAGGTGTTCGGCGAACTGAGCGCGCTGGAAGCGGTCGAGATCGGCGCGATGCGCCGCCGCCCGGCGACGTTGTCGCATTTGTTCGACGGTCGCGCGGCGCGCGAGCCGCTGCGCCGCGACGCGCTGGAGGCGCTCGAATTGTGCGGCCTTGCCGGCAAGACACGAGTCCGGTGCGCCGAACTCTCCTATGGCGAACAGCGCTTGCTGGGTGTCGCCGTCGCGCTCGCTTCGCAGCCGCGCATGCTGCTGCTGGACGAGCCGGCGTCCGGCCTCAACCACGCCGACGCGCATCGACTGGGCAGGATTCTGACCGGCATTACCGACCAGGGGATCGGCGTGATGCTCGTCGAGCACAACATGCAGCTCGTGATGAGCGTCTCAAATTTTGTCATCGTGCTTCACCATGGCGAAAAGATCGCCGAAGGTCTGCCCGCCGAAATCTCGCAGAACAGTGCCGTCATCGACGCCTATCTGGGAACCGAACATGCTGCTTGA
- a CDS encoding ABC transporter ATP-binding protein produces MLLELRNVACSYGAARALHDVSLCVEPGEIVALIGSNGAGKSTTLRAISGLMPVRSGSIWYMGKRIDSEPPMRIVAAGIAHCPEERKIWPHMTVMEHLRLGAPRATDKQQVASRIGQILALFPVLRERMSQRVGTMSGGQQQMVAIGRALMSNPKLLLLDEPSLGLAPKVIAEVAEAIREINQSGTAVLIVEQNAFLALGLAQRAYVIENGSIVKAAAAESLRGDPAIRTAYLGL; encoded by the coding sequence ATGCTGCTTGAGCTTCGCAACGTCGCCTGCAGCTATGGTGCGGCCCGCGCGCTGCATGACGTTTCACTGTGCGTCGAACCCGGCGAGATCGTCGCACTGATCGGATCGAACGGCGCCGGCAAATCCACCACCTTGCGGGCGATCTCAGGGTTGATGCCGGTGCGCAGTGGCTCAATCTGGTACATGGGAAAGCGGATCGATTCGGAGCCACCGATGCGGATCGTCGCGGCAGGGATTGCCCATTGCCCGGAAGAGCGGAAGATCTGGCCGCATATGACCGTGATGGAACATCTGCGCCTCGGTGCGCCGCGGGCCACCGACAAGCAGCAGGTCGCGAGCCGGATCGGCCAGATCCTGGCGCTGTTTCCTGTGTTGCGCGAGCGCATGAGCCAGCGCGTCGGCACGATGTCCGGCGGCCAGCAGCAGATGGTCGCTATCGGCCGGGCGTTGATGTCGAACCCAAAGCTCCTGTTGCTCGACGAACCGTCGCTCGGGCTGGCGCCGAAGGTGATTGCCGAGGTCGCCGAGGCGATCCGCGAAATCAATCAGTCCGGAACCGCGGTGCTGATCGTGGAGCAGAATGCGTTCCTGGCGCTTGGCCTCGCGCAACGCGCCTATGTCATCGAAAACGGATCGATCGTGAAGGCAGCGGCAGCCGAAAGCCTGCGCGGCGATCCGGCGATCCGCACTGCCTATCTTGGCCTGTAA
- a CDS encoding amidohydrolase family protein translates to MTRILLKNIGTLHTCDDRRQVLKHAYLVIDGNIIREVDAGTAPDGVFDSEVDLAGCIVMPGLVNIHHHFYQSVSRAVPAAQRGHLVAWLKLVYPIWSRLTPADLAAATSAACAELLLTGCTTTADHSYLLPGARAEYVDEEVSAALETGIRLHLVRGSLTTFEDDIEQELTTRLGARAGGLLDDEQSVLADMTRTARRYHDTSFGSRTRVGFGPTTVTYRNMQFMRDIATLATEFGCGLHTHFHPRLDEREAAAQLPGGTPTGFLKETGWLRPSTWFAHSTRLNDHEMAVLGDAGCAIAHCPRMILRLGARVPPIHMYQRHGIRVGVGVDGAASNDAGSMIGELRLVPLLHRLAGGEGTVPHQEWIDPDDALDMATRVGADILGRTDIGSIAAGMSADITAFKLDAIGYAGAVADPLAALLLAGSEQRAFLTMVDGRIKVLNGSLCDQDEHRLRRGLDNAANRILAEAAQLTGVVYENYPNRT, encoded by the coding sequence ATGACACGTATCCTCCTGAAAAATATCGGAACGCTTCACACCTGCGACGACCGTCGTCAGGTTCTCAAACACGCTTATCTGGTGATTGACGGCAACATCATCCGCGAAGTCGACGCAGGCACAGCGCCGGACGGCGTCTTTGACAGCGAGGTCGACCTTGCCGGATGCATTGTCATGCCCGGCCTCGTCAACATCCATCATCATTTCTACCAGAGCGTCTCCCGCGCGGTGCCTGCCGCGCAGCGTGGCCATCTCGTCGCCTGGCTGAAGCTCGTCTACCCGATCTGGTCGCGCTTGACGCCGGCCGATCTCGCGGCGGCGACCTCGGCCGCCTGCGCCGAGCTCCTGCTCACCGGCTGCACGACGACAGCAGATCACTCCTACCTGCTGCCCGGCGCGCGTGCCGAATACGTCGACGAGGAAGTCAGCGCCGCGCTTGAAACCGGAATCCGGCTGCATCTCGTCCGCGGCAGCCTGACCACCTTTGAGGATGATATCGAGCAGGAGCTGACCACGCGGCTGGGTGCTCGGGCCGGTGGGCTGCTGGACGACGAACAAAGCGTGCTCGCCGACATGACGCGCACTGCCCGGCGATACCACGATACATCGTTTGGCTCGCGCACCCGGGTCGGCTTTGGCCCGACCACCGTGACCTACCGCAACATGCAGTTCATGCGCGATATCGCGACGCTTGCGACGGAATTCGGTTGCGGGCTTCATACGCATTTCCACCCGCGGCTCGACGAGCGTGAAGCCGCCGCACAGCTGCCGGGCGGCACGCCGACCGGTTTCCTGAAGGAGACCGGCTGGCTGCGTCCCAGCACCTGGTTCGCTCACTCGACCCGGCTCAACGACCATGAAATGGCCGTCCTTGGCGATGCCGGTTGCGCCATCGCGCATTGTCCGCGCATGATCCTCAGGCTCGGCGCACGCGTACCGCCGATCCATATGTACCAGCGGCACGGCATCCGGGTCGGTGTCGGCGTGGACGGGGCAGCCAGCAACGACGCCGGGTCGATGATCGGCGAGCTCCGCCTGGTGCCGCTGCTGCACCGGCTGGCGGGCGGTGAGGGCACTGTCCCTCATCAGGAGTGGATTGACCCCGACGACGCCCTTGATATGGCGACGCGAGTCGGCGCTGATATCCTGGGCCGTACCGACATCGGTAGCATCGCCGCCGGGATGAGTGCAGATATCACCGCTTTCAAGCTGGACGCGATCGGTTATGCCGGTGCGGTTGCCGATCCGCTTGCGGCCCTCCTGCTGGCGGGGAGCGAGCAGCGCGCCTTCCTGACCATGGTCGACGGCAGAATCAAGGTCCTCAATGGCTCGCTCTGTGATCAGGACGAGCATCGCCTGCGGCGGGGACTGGACAACGCGGCGAACCGCATTCTTGCCGAAGCCGCGCAGCTCACCGGCGTCGTCTACGAAAACTATCCGAACCGAACCTAG
- a CDS encoding GntR family transcriptional regulator produces the protein MAKLSEKSKARSNQAPVAEEGSESLTVAQRIRQELEDDIVFGRLRPGERIDEVGLGQRYSVSRTPVREALNYLASSSLVTIKPHQGATVAELSLSKLVELFDVMAALEGFCVKLAARRVTPFEMKRIKESHEVCAQYAMAGDAMGFFEKNNEFHNLLYEASGNETLIEMTKGLRRRVAPYRRYATFQGSRMQESVSEHAAIMGAIEARDGVLAEQLMAKHLSMLVLGFADLVAAIRKERSED, from the coding sequence ATGGCCAAATTGTCAGAAAAATCCAAAGCCCGTTCGAACCAGGCCCCGGTCGCCGAGGAAGGCTCCGAATCGCTGACGGTGGCGCAGCGGATTCGCCAGGAGCTGGAAGACGACATCGTGTTCGGGCGGCTGCGGCCGGGCGAGCGCATCGATGAGGTGGGGCTCGGCCAGCGCTACTCGGTCTCCCGCACGCCGGTGCGCGAAGCGCTCAACTATCTCGCCTCCTCTAGCCTTGTGACCATCAAGCCGCATCAGGGCGCCACCGTCGCGGAGCTCAGCCTGTCGAAGCTCGTGGAGCTGTTCGACGTGATGGCGGCGCTGGAAGGCTTCTGCGTCAAGCTCGCGGCGCGCCGCGTCACGCCGTTCGAGATGAAGCGGATCAAGGAAAGCCACGAGGTCTGTGCGCAATACGCCATGGCCGGCGACGCAATGGGCTTCTTTGAGAAGAACAACGAATTTCACAACCTGCTCTACGAAGCCTCCGGCAACGAGACGCTGATCGAAATGACCAAGGGGCTGCGGCGCAGGGTGGCACCCTACCGGCGCTATGCCACCTTTCAGGGCAGCCGGATGCAGGAATCGGTGAGCGAGCACGCCGCCATCATGGGGGCGATCGAGGCCAGGGACGGCGTTCTTGCCGAGCAGCTCATGGCCAAGCATCTGTCGATGCTGGTCCTCGGATTCGCCGACCTCGTCGCCGCGATCCGCAAGGAGCGGAGTGAGGATTAG
- a CDS encoding Glu/Leu/Phe/Val dehydrogenase, with protein MTAYSGPVFDMAVKQFTVIADYLSIPEDVRPRLLMPKRAVTVSCPIHRDDGTTAVFEGYRVQHHLTLGPTKGGTRFAASVDLGEVAALAIWMSWKCALVGLPYGGAKGGIGVDPSSLSKRELEALSRRYMQEMIPFVGPHTDVMAPDMGTNEQVMAWFMDTYSMYQGRTVTEIVTGKPVSAGGTLGRREATGRGVAHLTRRVMNDRGIDSNRATAVVQGFGNVGSIAALELHRMGVKVIAVSDHTGALHRPAGLDIPGLIDHAAAHGSIAGYSNELVFDPEDVLTLPCDVVIPAAMERVIDARVAANLRCRIVAEGANGPTTPEADLILERRQDEIFLIPDILCNSGGVVVSYFEWVQDLQQLFWEEEEVMRREYQILDRAFDRMVMRAARDKVFNRTAAMAIGVDRVRGAKETRGLFP; from the coding sequence GTGACCGCCTACAGCGGGCCGGTTTTTGACATGGCCGTAAAGCAATTCACCGTGATCGCGGACTATCTTTCGATACCGGAGGACGTCAGGCCGAGGCTGTTGATGCCGAAGCGCGCCGTCACGGTGTCATGCCCGATCCACCGCGACGATGGTACGACCGCGGTGTTCGAGGGATATCGCGTGCAGCACCACCTCACGCTCGGTCCGACCAAGGGCGGCACACGCTTTGCGGCCAGCGTCGATCTCGGCGAGGTCGCCGCGCTGGCGATCTGGATGAGCTGGAAATGCGCGCTGGTCGGGCTGCCCTATGGCGGAGCCAAGGGTGGCATCGGCGTCGACCCCTCGAGCCTGTCGAAGCGTGAGCTCGAGGCACTGTCGCGCCGCTACATGCAGGAGATGATTCCCTTTGTCGGTCCGCACACCGATGTGATGGCGCCCGACATGGGTACCAATGAGCAGGTGATGGCGTGGTTCATGGACACTTATTCGATGTACCAGGGCCGCACCGTCACGGAGATCGTGACCGGCAAGCCGGTCAGCGCCGGCGGCACGCTGGGACGGCGCGAGGCGACCGGGCGCGGCGTCGCCCATCTGACGCGTCGGGTGATGAATGATCGCGGCATCGATTCAAATCGCGCGACCGCAGTGGTGCAGGGCTTCGGCAATGTCGGCTCCATCGCCGCGCTGGAACTGCATCGAATGGGAGTGAAGGTGATTGCCGTGAGCGACCACACCGGTGCGCTGCATCGCCCCGCCGGGCTCGATATTCCCGGGCTCATCGACCACGCCGCGGCGCATGGCAGTATCGCCGGATATTCGAACGAGCTCGTTTTCGATCCGGAGGATGTGCTGACATTGCCATGCGACGTGGTGATCCCCGCCGCAATGGAGCGGGTGATCGACGCGCGTGTGGCGGCCAATCTGCGTTGCCGCATCGTGGCGGAGGGAGCCAATGGTCCGACCACGCCGGAAGCCGACCTGATCCTGGAACGTCGCCAGGATGAGATCTTCCTGATTCCGGACATCCTGTGCAATTCGGGCGGGGTCGTTGTCAGTTATTTCGAATGGGTACAGGATCTGCAGCAACTGTTCTGGGAAGAGGAAGAGGTGATGCGCCGCGAGTACCAAATTCTTGATCGCGCTTTCGATCGCATGGTGATGCGCGCCGCGCGCGACAAGGTGTTTAACCGTACCGCCGCCATGGCGATCGGGGTGGATCGCGTCCGCGGCGCCAAGGAGACGCGTGGCCTGTTTCCCTGA
- a CDS encoding substrate-binding domain-containing protein, which yields MVTHRKVKLLDVARHAGVSAATVSRAIAQPELVSTETLARVRSSAIHLGYVPDGAARALASGRSMTIGAVVPTLDSAIFSRALQSMQLTLSQQGYQLLIASHDYSAAAEAEAVRTLLTRGVDGLMLVGAQRPETTWEMLRASGIAVVLTWCGSDRFASVVVDNEKAGRLAAQHLIELGHKRIGAVIGALQFNDRQAARLAGMRAALSDAGLDLPDWRVTEQPLTLAGGRTGCALMLALEDPPTAVIGGIDILAIGCIEEAHSRGLAIPGAFSVVGIDDIEMSGHIFPSLTSVHLPVGRIGEIAANCLLQNIAGEATRRVIDLPIELAPRKSTARVE from the coding sequence ATGGTCACGCATCGAAAGGTAAAGCTACTGGACGTCGCGCGCCATGCGGGGGTTTCCGCAGCGACCGTTTCGCGTGCAATCGCGCAGCCCGAGTTGGTCAGTACCGAGACTCTGGCGCGAGTGCGATCAAGTGCGATCCACCTCGGTTATGTCCCGGATGGCGCAGCGCGAGCGCTCGCATCCGGCAGGTCGATGACCATCGGAGCTGTCGTCCCTACGCTCGACAGCGCCATCTTCTCGCGTGCGCTGCAATCCATGCAGCTGACCTTATCGCAACAGGGCTACCAGCTGCTGATCGCCTCGCACGACTACAGCGCGGCGGCCGAAGCCGAAGCTGTTCGTACCCTGCTCACACGAGGCGTGGATGGCCTCATGCTTGTCGGCGCGCAGCGACCCGAGACCACCTGGGAGATGCTCCGCGCCTCCGGCATTGCGGTTGTTCTGACCTGGTGCGGCAGCGACCGCTTTGCTTCCGTCGTAGTCGACAATGAAAAGGCCGGGCGTCTTGCCGCGCAGCACCTCATCGAACTCGGGCACAAGCGGATCGGCGCTGTGATCGGCGCGCTTCAGTTCAATGACCGGCAGGCGGCGCGGCTTGCGGGAATGCGCGCCGCACTCTCCGATGCAGGCCTCGACCTTCCGGACTGGCGCGTAACCGAACAGCCGCTGACACTTGCAGGCGGCCGAACCGGCTGCGCCCTGATGTTGGCGCTCGAGGACCCGCCGACGGCAGTTATCGGAGGGATCGACATTCTCGCCATCGGCTGTATCGAGGAAGCCCATTCGCGCGGCCTTGCTATTCCTGGAGCATTCTCGGTGGTTGGAATCGATGACATTGAGATGTCCGGCCATATCTTCCCGTCGCTGACGAGCGTCCATTTACCCGTTGGCCGGATCGGCGAGATCGCGGCCAACTGCCTGCTGCAAAACATCGCTGGCGAGGCAACGCGTCGTGTTATCGATTTGCCGATCGAACTGGCGCCGCGCAAATCGACGGCTAGGGTGGAATAG